Below is a window of Pseudodesulfovibrio sp. 5S69 DNA.
GACATCGTGCACGGGCGGGCCGCGCGGCCCGCCCGTATCGCGCGTTCCCGGCCACCCCGGACCCAGCCGCCGGGCCCGCGCGCATCGAACCGATCCGCCCCGCACGGACCATGGTCCGGTCTCCCGTCACGGGCGGCCGGGAACGGTCCGGCCCAAGGTGCGGCACATTCCCCAACCGCCGCCCGCCAGGGCGGCCGAGAGCGCGCAATGTACGACAAATTAAACAGATTCGAGCGATTCCTCTTTGACTTCCTGTCGGTGGTCATGGTCCTGTTCTACTCCTGGTCGGCCATCTTCGAACCGGCGGCAACCCAATATCACCGGGGCATCTACGTCATCATCACGTATATCCTCGTCTTCCTGCTCTACAAGTCCAGACACCGGATCACCCGGATCATGGACTACCTGCTCATGCTCGCCTCGCTGGTCTCGGTGGGCTATTGGATGCTGAACTTCGAGGTCATCAACTACCGCATCGGCATGGAGAAGGACATAGACAAGGTCATGGCCATGATCGGGGTGCTCATCGGCATCGAGCTGGCCCGCCGCGTGGTCGGCAACGTCTTCGTCTTCATCGGCGTGCTCATGCTCCTGTACGGCATGTACGGCGCACACATGCCCGAGCTCATCGCCCACGCGGGCGCGAGCTTCCCGGACCTGTGCACCTCCATCTTCTACCGCTCGGACGGCGTGTTCGGCATCATGGCCAACGTGCTGGCCACCTACATCATTCTATTCGTGCTCTTCGGGGCTTTCCTGGAGAAATGCGGGGCCCAGCGGTTCTTCATCGACTTTCCCCTGGCCGCCGTGGGCCACAAGATCGGCGGCCCGGCCAAGGTCTCGGTCATCGCGTCGGGCCTGTTCGGGTCCATCTCCGGCTCGGCCATTGCCAACACCGTGTCCACCGGCACCTTCACCATCCCGATGATGAAAAAGGCCGGGTTCAAGCCCCACGTGGCGGGCGGTATCGAACCCGCCGCCTCCATCGGCGGCATGTTCATGCCCCCGATCATGGGCGCGGGCGGGTTCATCATGGCGGAAATGACCGGCCTGCCCTACTCCCACATCATGCTCGTGGCCATCTTCCCGGCGATCATGTACTTCTTCTCGGTCTTCGTCATGGTCCACTACGAGGCCAAGAAGAACAACATCGTGGGCGAACGCTACAAGGCCGGGGCCATGGAAATTCTGCGCAAGGAATGGCTCTACACCCTGCCGCTCATCCTGATCACCATCTTCATGCTCGCGGGCTACTCCCCGGGATACTCGGCCATCGTCGGCCTGGCCGCCTGCATCGGCCTGTCCTTCAAGGACGAGGGCCCGCGCATCGATCCGACCCTGCTCGTGATCATGACCTTCATGGTCCTCTGCCCCTGGCTCGTCAAACTCATCGCCAAGGCCGGCGGGCCTGAAGCCGCCGCGACCATCAAGCCGTTCCTGTCCGGACGCGTCCTGCTCCTCTACGGCCTGGTCGTCTCGGCCGCCGTGTTCGCCTGGCGCAAACAGACCATGGCCGGGCTCAAGAACGAACTGGGCGGATTCGTGGCCGCCGCGCGCGAGGGGACCATCAACTCCCTCAAGATCGGCGCCACCGTGGGCGTCATCGGCATCATCATCGGCGTGCTCACCTACTCCGGCCTAGTCCTGACCTTCGCCGACATCGTCATCGAACTGGCCGACGGCAACCTCGTCCTGACCATCCTGCTCATCGCCCTGGCCTCGCTCGTGCTCGGCATGGGCGTGCCCGTCACCGCCGCCTACCTGATCACCGCCGTGGTCGCGGTCCCGGCACTGACCCACCTGGGCGTCAACCTGGTGGCCGCACACATGATCGTCTACTGGCTGTCCCAGGACTCCAACATCACCCCGCCGGTCTGCATTGCCGCCTTTGCGGGCGCGACCATCGCCGGGGCCAACATGTGGCGGACCGCCTTCACCTCGTTCAAGTTCGCCAAGTTCCTCTACCTGGCGCCGTTCATCTTCGCCTACGTCCCGGCCTTCACCCTGGACGCGCCCACGCAGAACATCCTCATCTCGTTCTGCGCCATCACCGTGGCCGTGTTCGCCTATGCCTGGTTCCTCAGCTTCATCTGGGTCAAACCCCTCAAACGCATCCTCGGCTTCGCCCCGGCCTGAGCCGAGAAGCAACGGCCGAACAAACAAAAGGGGGGCGGTAAACCGCCCCCCTTTTGTTTTTGCCTCCGGCGGCCGGGGGAAGGGGAGGAAAAACCCTTTGAAAAGGGTTCGTTCCCCCCCTTCCCCCGGCCCCCCATCCCCTCCTTTTCCCAAACTTTTTGTGCCGCTGCACGGATGGCAGAGCCTGGGGAAGCCGTCCTCTTCTCCAGGCGTCTCAAGGCGCCGCAGGACTATTTTCCCGCGTTCCGTCCGCCCCGTACGCGGCGTTGGCAACCGTTCCGAAGGGAGCACACCGGGCTCGGAAGTCCCGGCGGCCCGCAACGAAGGCAATCCCACGGGTCATTATAATCTTCGGCCGCAGGGCGTTCGCGCGTTGTCTTAACGGACGGCGTGTGGCAAAAACCCGTCCATCCCGAAGGTTGCCGCACGAGGCGGCGCGCCCCACCCTTTGGTTCCGGAGGTTCGATGCCGCGTTTGTTTCCCGTCCTGTCCGCCCTGTGCTGCCTGGCCCTTGTCGCGGCCATGGGCTGCTCGTCCGGGACGCCGGGCGAGGCGCATTCGGACAACCCACGGGCCAAGCCCCGGACCCTGACCTTCAACGGCGGCCCGCGCGGCGGCACCTTCAACCACTTCGCCAACAAGATGGCCGCGGTCATCTCCGAGGACGTGCCCAATCTGGACGTCCGGGCCAGGCAGTCCGGCGGCTCGGTGAGCAATCTCCTGGCCCTGTGCGCAGGCAAGGCGGACATGGCCATCGTCAACGCGGGCGACGCCTTCCTAGGCCGCACCGGCAAGCTGCGGTGCCTGGACAAGAAATACGCCGACATCCAGGCCATGGCGTTTCTGTACTGGGCCCCGGCCCAACTGGTGATCCGCGCGGACTCGAAGATTCACACCGTCCTGGACCTCCGGGGCAAGGTCATCGCCGTGGGCAACCCCGGCTCGGGCGCGGCCCTTTCCGCGGAGCGATTTTTCCGGCACCTCAAGCTCTGGACCCGATTCGAGCACCTCCCCGAGGGGTATGCCGAGGCGGCGGCCGATTTTGCGGCCGGCAAGGTTGACGGATTCTGGACCCTGGCGGGCGCTCCCACCACCGCGGTCATCGAGGCGGCAGCGGCCGTCCCGGTGCGGCTTATGGACCTGCACGAGGCGGCCACGATCTCCGGTTTCTACCAACTCTATCCCTTTTATTCGCGGGCGACCATTCCGGCCGGGACCTATCCGGGCCAGACCGAACCCGTGGACACCTTCCAGGACGCGGCCCTGTGGTGCGTCCGCCCCGGCCTGGACAACAAAACCGTATACGACAGCCTCCAGGCCGTTTTCTCCGCCAAGCGGCTCAAGGAAATGCGCCGCATCCACGGCGCGGCCGGGTCGATGGGACCGGAGACCGGCATCGACAACCTGTCCATCCCCCTGCATCCCGGCGCCGTCCACTTCTGGTCCGAACACCGGCTGGAGATACCGCCCATTCTGATGCCCTAGCGACATTCTTTCCCGCCTTCTCCCGGCGACAAATTGGTCCAACCTATTGATTTGGCTGACCGCTCAACCAGTCGACCGCCAATCGCCCGCAATGCGTTGCCGTGCAAGGATAAATACTACTTGACGGAAATTGAAAAACCCTCGTACGAATGGTCATCTATATTGCGGTCACACCAGTCTGTCGGGAGGTTGTCAGCCACGGGCCGCGCCGGTCCGCGCATCACTTTTCCGCTCTTCAACGACTGGGCCATAACTGAATCAAGGGAGGCCTGATCATGGCATTGTTCACCAAGGAAGAAGCGCTCAACTACCACTCCAGCAAACGCAAGGGCAAACTGGAGGTCATCTCCATCAAGCCGTGCAG
It encodes the following:
- a CDS encoding TAXI family TRAP transporter solute-binding subunit, translated to MPRLFPVLSALCCLALVAAMGCSSGTPGEAHSDNPRAKPRTLTFNGGPRGGTFNHFANKMAAVISEDVPNLDVRARQSGGSVSNLLALCAGKADMAIVNAGDAFLGRTGKLRCLDKKYADIQAMAFLYWAPAQLVIRADSKIHTVLDLRGKVIAVGNPGSGAALSAERFFRHLKLWTRFEHLPEGYAEAAADFAAGKVDGFWTLAGAPTTAVIEAAAAVPVRLMDLHEAATISGFYQLYPFYSRATIPAGTYPGQTEPVDTFQDAALWCVRPGLDNKTVYDSLQAVFSAKRLKEMRRIHGAAGSMGPETGIDNLSIPLHPGAVHFWSEHRLEIPPILMP
- a CDS encoding TRAP transporter permease, whose product is MYDKLNRFERFLFDFLSVVMVLFYSWSAIFEPAATQYHRGIYVIITYILVFLLYKSRHRITRIMDYLLMLASLVSVGYWMLNFEVINYRIGMEKDIDKVMAMIGVLIGIELARRVVGNVFVFIGVLMLLYGMYGAHMPELIAHAGASFPDLCTSIFYRSDGVFGIMANVLATYIILFVLFGAFLEKCGAQRFFIDFPLAAVGHKIGGPAKVSVIASGLFGSISGSAIANTVSTGTFTIPMMKKAGFKPHVAGGIEPAASIGGMFMPPIMGAGGFIMAEMTGLPYSHIMLVAIFPAIMYFFSVFVMVHYEAKKNNIVGERYKAGAMEILRKEWLYTLPLILITIFMLAGYSPGYSAIVGLAACIGLSFKDEGPRIDPTLLVIMTFMVLCPWLVKLIAKAGGPEAAATIKPFLSGRVLLLYGLVVSAAVFAWRKQTMAGLKNELGGFVAAAREGTINSLKIGATVGVIGIIIGVLTYSGLVLTFADIVIELADGNLVLTILLIALASLVLGMGVPVTAAYLITAVVAVPALTHLGVNLVAAHMIVYWLSQDSNITPPVCIAAFAGATIAGANMWRTAFTSFKFAKFLYLAPFIFAYVPAFTLDAPTQNILISFCAITVAVFAYAWFLSFIWVKPLKRILGFAPA